A portion of the Acidobacteriota bacterium genome contains these proteins:
- a CDS encoding DUF4384 domain-containing protein encodes MTNFRLNSFSALCLMISIFGGAVIANAAPQEAQTRKLWDSQFFKAKKPATGKATTPRRRYRVVTPQISPDRVNGDTVLGITLWRLRPASAKDDKEVRLFKHSKDDTKVVQWTPERISVDTPLAIGQRVRLSIESARTGYLYVINRELYADGSMGEPYLIFPTTRLRGGENKVTLGRIVDIPAQEDSPNYFNLDPDRADLVGESLSVLITPEPLPGVKIGEDAIQLPRAEVAEWEKKWASRVGRLEMENSVGKAWTKEEKEASAAGGKQLKAGSPAPQTVYYRPDAKATDPMMISVKLHYGKAKSASK; translated from the coding sequence ATGACAAACTTCAGATTGAATTCGTTTTCCGCTCTGTGCCTGATGATTTCCATCTTCGGCGGAGCCGTTATCGCCAACGCCGCACCGCAAGAAGCGCAAACGCGCAAGCTCTGGGACAGCCAATTTTTCAAGGCCAAAAAACCAGCGACGGGCAAAGCGACAACGCCACGACGGCGATACCGCGTCGTCACGCCGCAAATTTCGCCGGATCGCGTAAATGGCGACACGGTGCTCGGCATTACGTTGTGGCGATTACGCCCGGCTTCGGCCAAAGACGACAAAGAAGTTCGACTGTTCAAACATTCCAAAGACGACACCAAAGTCGTGCAGTGGACGCCGGAGCGAATTTCCGTGGACACGCCGCTGGCCATCGGACAGCGCGTGCGATTGAGCATCGAATCCGCTCGAACGGGGTATCTGTACGTCATCAACCGCGAACTGTACGCCGATGGTTCGATGGGCGAGCCGTATTTGATCTTTCCGACGACGCGATTGCGTGGAGGCGAAAACAAAGTCACGCTCGGACGCATCGTGGACATTCCGGCGCAGGAAGACAGCCCGAATTATTTCAACCTCGATCCTGACCGCGCCGATCTGGTGGGCGAATCGCTGAGCGTGCTGATCACTCCCGAACCATTGCCCGGGGTCAAAATCGGCGAAGATGCCATTCAACTTCCCCGCGCCGAGGTCGCCGAATGGGAAAAGAAATGGGCTTCGCGCGTTGGACGATTGGAGATGGAAAATTCGGTCGGCAAAGCCTGGACGAAAGAGGAAAAAGAGGCCAGCGCTGCTGGCGGCAAACAACTCAAAGCCGGAAGCCCGGCGCCGCAAACCGTGTATTACCGCCCGGACGCCAAAGCGACTGACCCGATGATGATCAGCGTCAAATTGCATTACGGCAAAGCCAAAAGCGCCAGCAAATAA